One window of Oryza brachyantha chromosome 12, ObraRS2, whole genome shotgun sequence genomic DNA carries:
- the LOC102701964 gene encoding uncharacterized protein At4g06598-like, translated as MMANARLQKQALLPPRSPFPAASPSPHGELGPIARPRDAPHRHGHQRTSSESVLIDEQPSWLDDLLDEPEAPARPHGRPGHRRSSSDSFTLFDGGNTAAAAAAGMYDNVFDGMRGGRGHQVGSWGGAPEFFPEQGSFGRPQGQGRPWDSRQMIRHGGGGGMPVPMREMNGGHLAPPSTFGDHGHGPLPNGVDRKGHGDPAHDQRIGAERKEGAQLRHSQSEADTKRAKQQYAQRSRVRKLQYIAELERRVQALQTEGVEVSAEMDFLGQQNIMLDLENKALKQRLESLTQEHLIKRFQQEMFEREIGRLRSLFQQQQHPQQIPQQQAPTHSRSNSRDLDSQFANMSLKHGDPSPGRDAVPGLRI; from the exons ATGATGGCGAACGCGAGGCTCCAGAAGCAGGCATTGCTGCCGCCGCGGAGCCCGTtcccggcggcgtcgccgtcgccgcatgGCGAGCTCGGCCCGATCGCGCGGCCGCGGGACGCGCCCCACCGGCACGGCCACCAGCGCACGTCGTCGGAGAGCGTCCTCATCGACGAGCAGCCGTCGTGGCTGGACGACCTGCTCGACGAGCCcgaggcgccggcgcggccgcacGGCCGCCCCGGGCACCGCAGGTCGTCCAGCGACTCCTTCACGCTGTTCGACGGCGGcaacaccgccgccgccgccgcggccggcatGTATGACAATGTGTTCGATGGAatgagaggaggaagagggcaTCAGGTTGGTTCTTGGGGCGGCGCGCCGGAGTTTTTCCCGGAGCAAGGCTCGTTTGGCCGGCCGCAAGGGCAGGGCCGGCCATGGGATTCCAGACAGATGATCCggcatggcggtggcggcggaatGCCGGTGCCGATGAGGGAGATGAATGGTGGCCATCTTGCTCCACCGAGCACATTTGGTGATCATGGACATGGTCCTTTGCCTAATGGGGTGGACAGGAAAGGCCATGGAGATCCAGCTCATGATCAAAGGATTGGAGCAGAGAGGAAAGAGGGTGCACAGCTAAGGCACTCCCAATCTGAGGCAGACACCAAAAGAGCTAAACA GCAGTACGCTCAGAGGTCTCGTGTTAGAAAACTCCAATATATTGCAGAGCTCGAGAGAAGAGTCCAAGCTTTACAG ACAGAGGGTGTAGAAGTTTCTGCTGAGATGGATTTTCTTGGTCAACAAAATATCATGTTAGACTTGGAGAATAAAGCCTTGAAACAACGCCTTGAGAGTCTAACTCAGGAACACCTAATTAAACGCT TCCAACAGGAGATGTTTGAACGGGAAATTGGTCGCCTCAGATCATTGTttcagcaacagcagcatccGCAGCAGATACCACAGCAGCAGGCTCCTACCCACAGTCGCAGTAACAGCAGAGACCTGGATTCACAATTCGCAAACATGTCTCTCAAACACGGCGATCCCAGCCCAGGGCGTGATGCTGTGCCAGGCCTACGCATCTAA
- the LOC102702234 gene encoding disease resistance protein RGA5-like, whose product MASSASSGVMNSLLSKLAAVMGEEYGKLRGVRKEAASLEGELRSMRALLEKLAAMDELDGQAREWRDQVREMSYDIEDCLDDFLHHLGLAKNDGSTGFVHKWVQFLKEIRARHQIGNRIQEIKNLVKEVSERRTRYRIDEYIPPNSGHAAVDPRVVAIYAEAAGLVGIDAPRDELVRLLMGEEQGLKVASIVGFGGLGKTTLAKEVYRKLEGQFDCGAFVSVSQKPDIPKLLNRILLQVRGQYSVHTSDLDCILNDIINSLRDRRYFIVVDDLWDSFVWSIIKCAFPENNHSSRVLTTTRIWSIASTCCSNSQEYIYKMKSLTEQDSRRLLYSRICGSHEAFPDIFEDVTANILKKCGGLPLAIISIASLLTGQSYITWEYVNNSMGSIFEGNPTLGGMRQILELSYNNLPHHLKTCLLYVSMYPEDYIIKKNDLVRQWIAEGFVSKISGLDVDDVAGSYFNELINRSIIQPIYIDYNDEVLSCRIHDTMLEIIRSKSSEENFLSVIDDRNTVAPGLHKIRRVSFHYIGEEDGVISASNSRSLSQVRSVAFFNNSFRPSSLELKYVRVLLLEFPRRWRGTRVDLTGICGLSLLRYLKISHDVKLVLPGQLGGMWHLETIELHTSEELSIPSDIVTLPHLSQLFIPVNTVLPNGIGNLKSLRNLEWFDLTKNSMSNIECLGELTNIRDLKLNCSSTEPSEDVSRRIGALCCSLERLSRSPSSLRNVVLLKHFPSWLQVDGLSTLSPPPHRLWKLHLERCLFSRIPTWIVQLRDLHSLKLTIRKAVPMDDGIIILACLPSLVHLELSILVCPEERIVFSGTGMAFQSLKHLVFRCHKPFLDFKACSMPKLQRLELWLDATGWEQCSGTCIPVGIEHLPASLREIHINREYGANKRDIQASKSALSSVFAAHHPGANLIFGGAPWNYPSDDHD is encoded by the exons ATGGCGTCGAGCGCTTCCAGCGGTGTGATGAACTCCCTCCTATCCAAGCTCGCGGCAGTGATGGGGGAAGAGTACGGCAAGCTGAGAGGCGTCcggaaggaggcggcgtccCTGGAGGGCGAGCTGAGAAGCATGAGGGCTCTTCTTGAGAAGCTGGCCGCCATGGATGAGCTCGATGGCCAGGCCAGAGAGTGGAGGGACCAGGTGAGGGAGATGTCCTATGACATCGAGGACTGCCTCGATGACTTCTTGCATCACCTTGGCCTTGCCAAGAACGATGGGAGCACCGGATTTGTCCACAAGTGGGTTCAATTTCTCAAGGAGATAAGGGCACGCCACCAGATCGGTAACAGGATCCAGGAGATCAAGAATCTTGTGAAGGAGGTGAGCGAGCGCCGCACGAGGTACAGGATTGATGAGTACATACCCCCAAATTCCGGTCATGCGGCGGTTGACCCGCGAGTGGTCGCGATCTACGCAGAGGCGGCTGGCCTTGTGGGTATTGATGCGCCGAGAGATGAGCTCGTCAGATTGCTGATGGGTGAAGAGCAAGGGTTGAAGGTGGCTTCTATTGTGGGATTTGGAGGTTTGGGGAAAACCACTCTTGCAAAGGAAGTGTATCGCAAGCTTGAAGGGCAGTTTGACTGCGGAGCATTTGTGTCGGTATCTCAGAAACCTGACATACCAAAGCTTCTCAATAGAATTTTGTTGCAAGTTAGGGGGCAGTACTCTGTTCACACCTCCGATTTGGACTGCATTCTCAATGATATCATAAATAGTCTACGGGATAGAAG GTACTTCATTGTGGTTGATGATTTATGGGATTCCTTTGTGTGGAGCATTATTAAATGTGCCTTTCCAGAGAACAACCATAGCAGCAGGGTATTAACAACTACTCGCATTTGGTCTATTGCTAGCACTTGTTGCTCCAATAGTCAGGAGTACATTTATAAGATGAAATCACTTACTGAACAAGATTCACGAAGACTCCTTTATAGTAGAATATGTGGATCTCATGAAGCTTTCCCTGATATATTTGAAGATGTTACagctaatattttaaaaaagtgtGGTGGCTTGCCACTTGCAATCATCAGTATAGCTAGCCTTCTAACTGGTCAATCATACATTACCTGGGAATATGTAAATAATTCTATGGGATCCATATTTGAAGGAAATCCTACCTTGGGTGGAATGAGGCAGATATTAGAACTGAGCTACAATAACCTTCCTCACCATCTTAAGACATGCCTTCTATATGTCAGTATGTATCCAGAGGACTACATAATAAAGAAGAATGATTTGGTAAGACAATGGATAGCTGAAGGTTTCGTGAGTAAAATCAGTGGTCTAGATGTGGATGATGTTGCTGGTAGCTACTTCAATGAGCTTATCAACAGGAGCATAATCCAgcccatatatatagattacaATGATGAGGTGTTGTCCTGCAGAATACATGATACAATGCTAGAAATTATCAGATCAAAGTCTTCTGAGGAGAACTTCCTTTCTGTAATAGATGATCGAAATACTGTGGCACCAGGACTGCACAAGATCCGCCGAGTCTCTTTCCACTACATTGGTGAAGAGGATGGTGTCATATCAGCATCAAACAGTAGATCACTTTCGCAAGTTCGGTCAGTTGCATTTTTCAATAACAGTTTTAGGCCTTCATCCTTGGAACTCAAGTATGTGCGAGTTCTACTTCTCGAATTTCCTCGGAGATGGAGGGGAACAAGGGTGGACCTTACCGGTATCTGTGGATTGTCTCTGCTgagatatttaaaaatttcacATGATGTCAAGTTGGTGCTACCTGGCCAACTTGGTGGAATGTGGCATTTGGAGACAATTGAGCTGCATACATCAGAAGAATTGAGCATTCCATCAGATATTGTTACTTTGCCCCATTTGTCACAGCTGTTTATTCCAGTAAATACAGTGCTGCCCAATGGGATTGGCAACCTGAAATCCTTGCGTAACCTAGAGTGGTTTGATTTGACAAAAAACTCAATGAGCAATATTGAATGCCTTGGTGAGCTGACCAACATAAGAGATCTTAAACTTAACTGCAGCAGCACTGAGCCCTCGGAGGATGTGTCTAGACGTATTGGAGCCTTGTGTTGTTCCCTGGAAAGACTTTCACGATCTCCCAGCAGCCTCAGGAACGTTGTTCTTCTGAAACATTTTCCTTCATGGTTGCAGGTTGATGGCTTGAGCACACTGTCCCCTCCACCTCACCGTCTTTGGAAGCTCCATCTGGAACGTTGCTTGTTTTCCAGGATACCCACGTGGATTGTACAGCTTCGTGACCTTCACAGCTTGAAGCTTACGATTAGGAAGGCAGTGCCCATGGATGATGGTATTATTATTCTTGCATGTTTGCCTTCCCTTGTCCACCTCGAATTGAGCATTCTTGTGTGCCCAGAAGAAAGAATCGTCTTCTCCGGTACGGGCATGGCATTCCAATCTCTCAAGCACTTGGTTTTCAGGTGTCATAAGCCATTCCTGGACTTCAAAGCTTGTTCTATGCCCAAGCTACAGAGGCTTGAGCTATGGCTTGATGCAACGGGATGGGAACAATGCAGCGGCACTTGCATACCAGTCGGCATTGAGCACTTGCCAGCATCCCTAAGAGAAATTCACATAAACCGGGAGTATGGTGCCAACAAACGTGACATACAAGCTTCAAAATCTGCGTTGAGCAGTGTGTTTGCCGCGCACCATCCTGGTGCTAACTTGATTTTTGGAGGTGCGCCTTGGAATTATCCTTCTGATGACCATGACTAA